In Falco cherrug isolate bFalChe1 chromosome 2, bFalChe1.pri, whole genome shotgun sequence, the following are encoded in one genomic region:
- the SYAP1 gene encoding synapse-associated protein 1, with the protein MLRGLGSWLGLERAGEERLLPPEERSSSAEEEEEAEAGAEPAVQGSEQAELQVDSEALLSQAKGLGSYLFNFATAATKKISESVAETAQTIKKSVEEGKIDSIIDKTIIGDFQKEQKKFVQEQQTKKSELAVPPWVDSNEEETIQQQILALSADKRNFLRDPPAGVQFNFDFDQMYPVAMVMLQEDELLNRMRFDLVPKHIKEEVFWRNYFYRVSLIKQSAQLTALAAQQQAVGKEENKGREEDSQLKETVRPKTPPVTIKPQIKSQEDEEEISTSPGVSEFVSDAFDACNLNQEDLRKEMEQLVLDKKKEETSVAEEETADWEKELQQELQEYEVVTESEKRDENWDKEIEEMLQEEN; encoded by the exons ATGTTACGCGGTCTGGGCAGCTGGTTGGGGCTGGAGCGGGCGGGCGAGGAGAGGCTGCTGCCGCCCGAGGAGAGGAGCAGCTCGGccgaagaggaggaggaggcggaggcGGGCGCGGAGCCGGCCGTGCAGGGCTCGGAGCAGGCGGAGCTGCAGGTGGACTCGGAGGCGCTGCTCAGCCAGGCCAAGGGGCTCGGCA GTTACCTCTTCAATTTTGCCACTGCTGCCACAAAAAAGATATCGGAATCCGTTGCCGAAACAGCACAGACGATAAAGAAATCCgtagaagaaggaaaaattgacAGTATCATTGAtaag acaaTTATCGGAGATTttcagaaggaacagaaaaaatttGTCCAagagcagcaaacaaaaaaatcag AATTAGCAGTGCCTCCCTGGGTAGACAGCAATGAAGAAGAGACAATTCAGCAACAAATACTGGCCTTATCAGCA GATAAACGAAATTTTCTGCGGGATCCTCCAGCAGGTGTGCAGTTTAATTTTGACTTTGATCAAATGTACCCTGTTGCAATGGTGATGTTACAAGAAGATGAACTTCTTAATAGGATGAGGTTTGATCTTGTTCCCAAACA CATAAAAGAGGAGGTGTTctggagaaattatttctaCAGGGTGTCCCTAATTAAACAGTCTGCACAGCTCACCGCACTTGCAGCTCAACAGCAAGCAGtaggaaaagaagagaacaaaGGCAGAGAAGAGGATAGTCAACTGAAAG AAACAGTACGGCCAAAAACACCACCTGTTACAATAAAGCCTCAAATAAAATCTCAAGAG GATGAGGAAGAGATTTCCACAAGTCCAGGTGTATCAGAATTTGTGAGTGATGCTTTTGATGCCTGTAATCTGAATCAGGAAGACctaaggaaagaaatggaacaaCTGGTGctagacaaaaagaaagaagagactTCAGTAGCAGAAG AAGAAACTGCTGATTGGGAAAAGGAATTACAACAAGAGCTTCAAGAGTATGAGGTGGTGACAGAGTCAGAAAAACGTGATGAAAACTGGGataaagaaatagaagaaatgctgcaggaagaaaattaa